The segment GCTTCACCAAATTTGTCATCGTGGTCCCTTCAATCGCCATTAAAGAAGGTGTTTATAAATCGCTGGAGATCACTAAAGAGCACTTTAATGGGATTTATGCCGGTACGCCGGTGGATTTCTTCTTATATGACGCTAAAAAATTGGGCCAGGTGCGTAACTTCGCGACCAGCTCCACCATACAGATAATGGTGGCCACGGTGGGGGCCATCAATAAGAAGGACATCAACAACCTCTATAAGCAAAGCGAGAAAACGGGCGGCGAGAAGCCCATTGATCTCATAAAGGCTGCCCAGCCCATCGTCATTGTGGACGAGCCTCAGAGCGTGGATGGTGGCCTAAAAGGCGCTGGTAGAATGGCGTTGGATGCCATGAATCCACTCTGCACGCTGCGCTATTCGGCTACCCATGTAGACAAGCACCATATGGTGTATCGCCTTGATGCGCTTGATGCTTATGAGCGCAAGCTGGTTAAGCAAATCGAAGTGGCGGCCGCCACGGTTGAAGATGCTCATAACAGAGCCTTTGTGCGACTGGTATCGGTGAGTAATAAGCGCGGCAACATCACTGCCAAGGTCGAGCTAAGTGTAAAAACCGCTACGGGGGTTAAGCGCCAAGAGGTGACGGTGAGTGACGGAGACGAACTACAGCCTCTTGCGAAGCGTGATATCTATGCTGACTTTCGCGTGGGTGAGATCAATACATCCAAGGGGGCAGAGTTTTTGGAGCTGCGTTACCCCGGCGGTGAAGAGTTCCTTCAATTGGGGCAGGCCCATGGTGACGTGGATCGGCTGGCCGTGCAGCGAGAGATGATACGTCGCACTATTCGCGAACATCTTGATAAGGAAAAGGTGCTGCGGCCGCAGGGGATTAAAGTCTTGTCCCTTTTCTTCATCGATTCGGTAGAGCTTTACCGCCAATATGATGCCGAGGGCAATCCTGTGAAAGGCGCCTATGCGCGTATTTTCGAGGAAGAGTATCGGCGAGCGGCTAAGCTACCCGCCTACCAAAGCCTCTTCAACGACGTGGACTGGGGGTACGCCGCTGAAGAAGCGCATGACGGTTACTTCTCCGTCGATAGAAAAGGGGGGTGGTTAGATACCGCGGAAAACAATGCCAGCGGCCGTGAGAATGCGGAGCGGGCATACAACCTAATTATGAAAGATAAAGAGAAGCTGCTTTCCTTCGCGACACCACTCAAGTTCATTTTCTCCCACTCAGCGCTTAAGGAAGGTTGGGACAGCCCCAACGTTTTCCAGATTTGTACCTTGCGGGAAATGGGCTCTGAGCGTGAGCGGCGTCAGTCTATTGGCAGGGGCTTAAGGCTGTGTGTGAACCAGGAGGGTGAGCGTGTTCATGGCTTCGACATTAACCGCCTCACCGTCATCGCCACGGAGTCTTATGAACAGTTTGCTGAAAACCTGCAAAGTGAAATTGAGGCCGAAACGGGCATCCGCTTCGGTGTGCTGGAGCAACACCAGTTCGCCGGTATTACCGTTACGTCTGCCGATGAAACTCTCTCCGCATTAGGCTTAGAGCAGTCTAAAAAGCTGTGGGAGTACTTAATGACGGCGGGGTACATCGACGCCAACGGCGTTGTACAGGAGTCACTGAAGCAGGTTTTGAAAAATGGCACTTTGGAATTGCCAGCAACGTTTAACACGGCGCATCGCGACCAGATTATCGAGGTGCTACGTAAGGTCTCTGGGCGGCTGGAAGTAAAAAATGCCGACGAGCGCAAGCCGGTGCCGCTGCGTAAAGACAAGGCGGGCAAAGCCGTTTATCTATCAGATGAGTTCAAGGCACTGTGGGACCGTATCAAGTACCAAACGACCTATCGGGTGCAGTTCGACAATGCCCAATTGCTGGATGACTGCATCGATGCTTTAAAGGCCGCTCCGGCCATTTCGAAAGCACGGCTACAGTGGCGCAAGGTTGATATTGCGATTGGAAAAGGCGGCGTACAGGCGACGGAAAAGGACGGCGCCAGTACGGTTGTGCTTAATGAATCTGACATTGAGCTGCCGGACTTATTGACCGAACTGCAGGACCGTACTCATCTAACGCGTCGGAGTATCGTCACTATTCTGACCAAAAGCGGTCGCCTGGATGATTTCAAGTGCAACCCCCAGCAATTTATTGAACAGGCTGGCGAAATTATCAATCGCTGCAAGCGCTTAGCGTTAGTCGATGGCATTAAATACCACAAATTAGGCGAGGAACACTTCTACGCCCAAGAGCTGTTCGCTAAGGATGAGCTGACCGGCTATCTACGCAACATGCTACTGGATACTCAACGGTCTATTCATGAGCACGTCATATTTGATTCGAACACCGAAAGGGACTTCGCCGACTCATTAGAGAAAAATGACGGCGTGGAGCTTTATACTAAGTTACCCAGCTGGTTTAAAGTGCCCACTCCATTGGGGTCATACAATCCTGATTGGGCGATTGTGTTCGACAAAGGAGGCGAGCAGCGGCTCTATTTTGTTGTGGAGACCAAGAACAGCCTTTTCGGTGATGACCGCCGAAGTAACGAAAACGCCAAAATAAAGTGTGGTATGGCGCACTTTTCAGCGTTAGAGGAAAGTGAAAACCCTGCCCGTTATCTCGTGGCTACATCGTTAGAGGATGTGCTTAAAACGACGTAGTAGTAGCGATTTCATCGCGGTGAAGTCGTTAGCTTTTTGTGTTGTCGGTGCCGGTTTTGCTCCACAAGCGCTGGGTTGGATATTAACCATCTATGGTATTGAGCGAGCCCCATACCGTCCGAGCGGTATCATCATCGGTTTGCCGGTGACGGGGTCTTCGATGACACGGCTTTCCAGGCCAAACACGTCGTGCACCATCTGCTCAGTCAGAATCTTCTCGGGTGGGCCTGCCGCGTAGACTTTCCCGTTGGCCATGGCCAACAGATTGTCGGCGTAGCGGGCGGCCAGATTGAGTTCATGGAGTACCATGACAATGGTGGTGCCACGCTGCTGGTTGAGGTCGGTTAAAAGGTCAAGCACGTCGACCTGGTGATTGATATCCAGAAAGGTGGTGGGCTCATCAAGCAGCAGCACGTCGGTTTGCTGGGCAAGTGCCATGGCGATCCACACCCGCTGGCGCTGCCCGCCGGAAAGTTCATCGACGTGGCGTTCGGCCAACTCACTCATATGGGTGGCGGCCAGGGCGCCGGTAACGGCGGTCTCATCGGCTGCGCTCCAACGCTTGAACAGCCCCTGGTGCGGGTGGCGACCACGGCTAACCAGCTCAAGTACGGTAATACCTTCCGGCGCGATGGGGGACTGCGGCAGGAAGCCTAACTGCTGCGCCAGGCGCCGAGTGGGTAGTTGATGAATGGCGTTGCCATCCAGTAATACGCTGCCTTGCTCGGGCGTTAATAGCCGCGAAAGCACGCGCAAAAGCGTCGATTTTCCGCAGGCGTTGGCGCCCACAATGGCGGTGGTGTGGCCAGCGGGCACCGTTAGGCTAACGTTATCGAGTATGCTGCGTTCCCCATAGCCTGCCACCAGGCCGTGGGCGAGAAGTGAGGAAGCGTTCATAGGGTGCCTTTGGTTTTTTTGTCGCGGATAAGCAGATAAACAAGATAGGGCGCGCCTAATACACCGGTCACGATACCCACCGGATAGCGGGCGGGTAATAGAAACTGGCCCGCATAATCGCCTAACAGCACCAGTAGGGCGCCGACCAGCGCAGAAGGCATTAACAGCGAGCCGCTGCGGCCCATCAGGCGCGCCGCAATGGGGCCAGAAAGAAACGCCACAAATGCTACCGGGCCGGAAACGGCGGTCGCGAAGGCGACCAGCGCAACGGCTGACACCCCGACGATAATGCGCGTAGCAGCCAATCCAACGCCTAGCCCTGCGGCAACATCATCGCCCATGCGCAAGGTTTCGAGGTCGCGACGGCGGCTTAATAGCAGCCCGCCGAACAGCAGTAAACCAATCAATAGTGGCAGTGCCTGGCCAAGCTGAACGCCATTCACGCTGCCGGTGAGCCAGCGCAGGGCTTCTTGCAGCGTCCAGCTTGGCGCGCGCATCAGCAGGTAGGCGGTCACGCTTTGCAGCATTGCGGCCAAGCCAATGCCGATCAGGATAAGCCGCCCGCCGGTCACTCCCTGCCGCCAGGAGAGCGTATAGATCAACAGCGCTACACCCAATCCCGATGCAATCGCCACCACTGAAATCGCGGGGCCACTCAGCGAGAGCACCACAATGGCAAACACCGCCCCCGTACTCGCACCGGTGCTGATACCAATGATGTCCGGGCTTGCCAGCGGGTTGCGTAGCATGGTTTGAAAGGCGATGCCGCCCAAGCCGAAGCAAGCGCCCACTAGCACTGAAACCACTGCCCTTGGCAGGCGTAATTCGCGCACGGTGAAGCCAACCCCAGGCACCTCGGCTCCGCCAAGTACACGTAGCACTGTGGTAAGCGGGGTGAATGACTGCCCCAGCATCAGGGTTAACGCCACACCCGCGAGCAGGCAGGCAGTTAGTACTGTGAGTATACGAAAGCGGCGCTTCGCGTTCGCCCTGAGTATTTGGCCAAAGTGGCTAGCCGCGTTGAGCAGGGGCTGGTTCATAGCGAACCTACTGTGCGGTTGCGCACAATCCAGATAAACACTGGCGCGCCGATAAAGGCAGTCACGATGCCTACGTCCAATTCTGAAGGGTGAGCGATCAGTCGCCCAGCTATGTCTGAAAAGGTTAGTAGCACGGCACCCCCGAGGGCAGAGAAAGGCAGCAGCCAACGGTAATCGCCGCCAGCTAGCAGGCGGCAGGCGTGGGGCACTACCAATCCTACAAAACCGATCGGGCCGCACACAGCGGTGATCGGCCCGCATAGAAGCACCGCACCGATGGCTGACATGGCTCGGGCTACCGCCACCTTTTCACCTAGCCCGGCGGCGGTGTCATCGCCCAGTGCTAGCATATTGAGTTTGCGCGCGGCGAGCAGAGTAATGACAAGCCCCATCGCCAGAAAAGGCAGTATGGGGAGAAGTTGAACGTATGTCGCGCCGCCCACGCCGCCGACTAACCAGGATTGCACCAGCCCACCGATATCGCCACGCGGTAATACCACGGCGGTCGTCAGCGAGCTAAGCGCGGCGGTGATTGCCGCCCCAGCCAGTGCCAGCCTGAGCGGCGTGGCGCCGCCCTGGCCGAGGCTGGCGATTGCGTAAACCGCACAGGCTGCGATACCGGCGCCAGCAATGGCTGTCCAGATGTAGCTGGTCGTCTCATCGATACCGAACCAGGCAATGCCAATCACCACTGCCAGCGCCGCTCCAGCATTAACACCCAGCAGGCCGGGGTCGGCCAGCGGGTTGCGGGTCAGGCCCTGCATGACGCCACCGGAAACGCCTAGGGCGGCTCCGGCCAGCATGGCAAGCAACGTACGCGGCAGGCGGCTGGCCACGGCGGCATCGCCAATGGTTTCTACTTGGCCACTTAGTGCGGCGAAGATTTCCGACCAGCCCACTTCACGGGCGCCAAAAGCCACAGAGAGCATGGCCGCAAGGCCGAGTAGGGCAAGCAGCAACACGCCGCCCGCAAACCGGCGGGTGGCGTGATGTTTGAGGCGTACAATCGCTGAGCGATTAACATCTGAGCCAAGCGCTACGCCGCTACTCGTGTGACTTGCGTGCGGCTTCTGAGAGTAGGTCTGCATAATCTTCCAGCAACCATGAAATCGACATGGGGGTAGGGTTGGCGGCCGTGCCCAGCGGGGTATTGCCGAGGGTGACAATGGCGCCGTTTTCTACCACCGGCAGCCGGGAAGTGAGCGGGTGGGCGTTGAGCTGCTCGATGAGCGGCTGGCCGCCGTAAGTGACGAGAATATCCACATCGTTGAGCTCGTCGATCAGTTCAGAGCTGATCTCGCCAGCGAATTTTCCGAGGGTAGAGTTCTGCCTTACCACCTCCGGCGATGACAGACCAAGGTCGTGGAAAAAGCGTACCCGCGCGTCGTTGTCGGTGTAGAACGAGATGCTCCCCAGGTTGGTGGGGTCTAGGTGGGTAACGAACATGGCGGTTTTGCCCGCAAGGTCCGGATGGCTGGCGGCGGTGTCGGCAATGTGTGCCTCAAGCTGCTCAATGAGCGCCTGACCTTCCTCGGCCATGCCCATGCCTTGGCTGTTCAGTTGGATCATATCGCGCCAGTCGGTCGCCCACGGGCCTTCGGGGTAGGCCACCACCGGGGCAATCTGGCTCAGGGTGGTGTAGTCCGCCTGACTAAGCCCCGAGTAGGCGGCCAGAATCACATCCGGTTGGCTGGCGGCCACGGCTTCAAAATCGATCCCGTCGCCTTCATCGAATAGGTCAGGGGGCGTGGCATCCAGTTCTTCAAGCCGGGTTTCTACCCAAGGCAATAGCCCGTTGCCGTTGTCGTCGCCAAAGTTGGCAGCGGCAAAGCCGACCGGTACCACGCCAAGCGCCAGCGGCACTTCATGATTGGCCCAGGCCACGGTGGCTACCCGTTCGGGCTTTTCGGAAAGTACCGTGGTGCCCAGTGCGTGATCGATTTCAAGGGGATAGGTCTGCGCGCTAACGGTTACTGCGCTAAGGCTGCACATGGCGAGAAGCGCCATGCAGGTGGCTGAACGTTGATGGAGCGATGCCATCGCTTCCTCCGCAGGCTTAGGTGTTTAAAAAGCTTAGGTGTTTAAAAAAGATGCCCCGCCGAGCGTTAAGCCCGCCGTTTCAGTCAGAGGAGGCAAGTGGCTCCATACGGCATGGCGTGTTGCTTTTCTTTTTAAAATAAATGATTATGATTAACATTAGCACTATTGAATCGGTGATGCTAGCTCCGGATACTCTTGCGGCCTTTCAAAAGAAAAACACAAGGCGAGCAAGGCAGGTTTATTCATTTCAAGGGATCTTCAACATGACAGATAGCAAAGGCACCGTCCGGCTTAACGCAAGCCGCTTGCGGTGGCAACAGACGACGACTGCCCTTCTGTGCGGTACGACGCTGGTCACACTTCCCATGCTTGGGAACGCGCAGGAGTCAGGCGAAGGCAGTGACAATAATGAGGGCTATCGCCTAGCACCCATTATCGTCAATGCCCAGGCCTACGCGGATGATGATGCCAACTCGATCGTGGCTCAGGAGCTTTGGGTAGGTGGTAAGGTAGCCACCAGTATTCTCGATACGCCGGCCTCTGTGTCAGTCATTACCGAGCAAGAGATCGAGCAGCGCAACGCCTCTACCACCGAAGAAGTGCTGCAATATACGCCAGGTGTCCTCACCGATTATTACGGCACTGATGATCGTAACGACTATTTTAAAATTCGCGGATTTCAGGCGACCACTTACCGCGACGGGCTGACGCTAGGCTCAATGCGCGGTGTGCGTGAAGAGCCTTATGCTTATGAGCGCGTTGAAGTGTTGCGCGGTGCCAACTCGACGCTGTTTGGCCCGGCGGATCCCGGTGGTTCGGTCAACTTCGTAAGCAAGCGGCCACGCTTTGAGCGGTTTGGCGAGGGCTATCTCTCATACGGTTCATTCGACGCCAAAGAGGCCGGTGTTGATGTGGGTGACACGCTGAACGCTGACGAGACAGTGGCCTACCGCTTTACCGGCACCATCCGGGACAGCGACCGCGAATACGATCACTCCAAAGACAACAATGGTTTCTTGATGGGAGGATTGGCCTGGGAGCCGACGGAGTACACTTCAGCAAGCGTTATCTTCGATTACCTGAAGCGTGACGATACTCCCAATAGCGGTGGTTATCCGCTCGACCGGGAGTACGACCGCAGCAACTTCTATGGCGAGCCTGGTTTTAATTATCACGATGTTGAGCGTACCAGCCTTACCGGACAGCTCACCCATGATTTCAACAACGGGCTGACACTGCGGGGTAATCTGCGCTACAGCGACCTGACTGATGACTTCGGTTACGTTTATATCACTGACTCTGCGGCACGAGTTGGCAGCGTGGTGGATCGCGACTATTTTGGTACCGACAACGAAGCTCAGGAGTTGATCGGCAACGCTATCCTGCAATACGACGCCCGCTTTGATCAGGTCGATAGCAGCACGCTCGTGGGTGTCGAGTACCGCGATGCTTCCACTGAAGACAGTTCGTTTTACGGCGATGCGACCTCCATTGATATCGCAACCCCCGTCTTTAGCGGTGCACCGAGTAGCTTGAACGTCTATAGCGGCAACAAGCAGGACTTCACCACCGAGTCGGTCTTCCTGACACAGAATTTGTCCTTCTATGACCGATTTATTGTGACAGCGGGTGTGCGCAACGACTCGATGGATGTCTCAAGCACCAACATGGCAGGCGTTACCGATTCCGATGACTTCTCAGAGACCTCACTTCGCGGTGCGCTGACCTATCGGGTCACCGACGAAATTTCCACCTATGTCAGCATGGTGGAGTCGGTTGCACCACCCACGATTGGCGTCGATCCCGAACGGGGCGAGCAGTACGAAATTGGTGCGAAATATTCCCCCTTTGGCACGAATGCGCTGTTTTCGGCGGCCATCTATGACCTAACCAGGGATGACGTCACCATCTCGGTTGTACAGGACAATGGCGTTATCGAGCGGGAGACCGTGGGTGAGTCCCGTGTACGGGGCCTTGATCTGGAAGCGAAAGCAGAGTTGACCGATAGCTTTAGCGTGGCCGGTGGTTACTCCTATATGGAGTCGGAAGTGGTACGCGACAGTAACGCCGCCAGAGAGGGTAACGAGTTCACCGCGGCACCCAAACATACGGCGTCGTTGTGGGGCTACTATACCTTGCCAAGTCAGGATATGAGTGTTGGCCTTGGCGCCCGCTACGTCGGTTCTTACTACTTTGATACCGCCAATACGTCCAAAAGCGATGCAGCAACGCTCTTCGATGCGGCCTTCAGCTACCAGCTTACCCAAGACGCCGATTTGGCCGTCAACGTCAGCAACTTACTCGACGAGCAGCACGTGGTCGGTTCCGGCACGGCCGACTACTATAATCCGGGGCGCGAAATCAGCGCTAAAGTGAGCTATCGCTGGTGATGCCCGATCACCCATTCCTAGGCGGTACTGGTCGGGGAGGCTAGCCGATGTATTGGGCCGTCTAGGCAGCCAACGCAAACCCCCGCTTTCAAAGGCGGGGGTTTTTGCGCTTTACGCTTCTTGAACACCGTCAACGATAAAGACGCGGTAGTCGGCACCCTGGAAGCGGTGCTTGCGAGCTTCCTGGTAGGCGGGGCTTTCATACCAGGCGCGTGCAGCGGCCATATCGGGGAAGCGTAGAATGACCGCTCCTTCCATTGCGCTACCTTCCAGTACTTCAAAATCGCCATAAAAAGCCAGTGGCTGTGGGTCGTGGCCTTCACGGGCGGCTTTTGCCTTCTCGCCGTAGCGCTCCATTTCCTCGGCGTCGTGGGTGTGTTCGCGAGTCAGTACGACATAAGCGGGCATTCATTTCTCCTGATGTCATCATTAAGCAATCCGCTAGAGCATATCACCGCCCCACAGCGTAGCCCTATTAGCAAAGCTGCTATTCCGCTTTACTGGCCATATCGGTAGTTAAAGGTGGCATCGGTTTCGGCGTTGGCCCTATCAAGGCGACGGGCTCAAGCTGCTCGTTCTCGAGCGTTGCCAGGACGATCTCATAACAGTCGTCGATATGGCTGTTGCCCATGTATTTCATGGTGGCAAAGCTGATGCCGCCCGCAATGGCGCTGCCCAGGAAGGGTACATACTTCGACGCACTTTTTGCCGAGATTCTCCCAGCCATCTTTTTGAACATCACCGTAATCAATTTACGGGTGATATATTTGCCCGCCATCTTGCTGCCGGTCGTTGAGATGGAGGCCATTACGAACAGACGGGTCTCTGCATCCAGGCTCTCGATCTGTTCCGGCGATAAGCCAAATTGCTCGTTAATCTTCGGGATTAATCGCAGCAATATAGCGACATCGGAACCGATGTTCACGCCTGGGATGGGAATGATGGCGGTGCCAGCGGAAAGGCCAGAGCTCTTCGTAACCATCGAGCGGCACGATTGCTTGATGGCTTCGAGTTCTTCCAGTGACTCGATCATATAAGGTCCTTTTTAGATCAAACGGAAAAGGCGGCGGTCTATGCGGCTGCCGCCACTTTCACACTGTTGGTTTAAGTGGCTTATTCGTCACCATCATAGGTGACGCGCCAAATAGCGTTCGTTAGATCATCGGCGATGATAAGGGCGCCTTCGGGGTCGATGGTGACGCCGACCGGACGGCCGCGGGTTTGACTATCTCCAGTAAGAAAACCAGAAACGAAGTCGATAGGGTCGCCGGAAGGGCTGCCGTTGCTGAAAGGCACAAATACGACCTTATAGCCAACGGGGTCGGCGCGGTTCCAACTGCCGTGTTCGCCGATAAACACGCCTTCCGCGAATTCATCGCCCATTTCAGGAATGGAAAAGGCGAGCCCTAAAGGTGCTACGTGCGAACCCAGGCCATAGTCGGGCGAAATCGCCGATTCCACCTTGTCAGGATTCTGCGGGCGAACGCGTGGGTCGACGTGCTGACCCCAGTAACTGTAGGGCCAGCCGTAGAAACCGCCTTCCTGAACCGTCGTTAGGTAGTCGGGCACCAAGTCTGGGCCTAACTCGTCACGCTCATTGACCACGGCCCAAAGTTGGTCCGTGTCGGGCTGAATGGTCAGAGCCGTCGGGTTGCGCAGGCCAGTGGCATAAGGCCGATGCAGGCCGGTTTCGGCATCGATTTCCCAGACCTCAGCGCGATTGACCTCAGCAGCCATGCCGCGCTCGGTGATGTTACTGTTGGAGCCAATACCCACGTATAAGAACTCACCATCGGCGCTAGCGGTCATCGCTTTCGTCCAGTGGTGATTGATTTCAGCGGGTAGCTTGGTCAGTTCTTCCGGTGGCCCGCTGGCTTCGGTTTGGCCTTCCTCGTAGTCAAAACGGACGACGGCATCTTGGTTGGCCACATAAAGATTGTTATCAACCAGTGCCAGCCCGTAGGGGGCGTTGAGGTCTTCCGCAAACACCGACTGCTCATAATTACCATCGCCATTTTCATCGCGCAGCAGGGTTAAGCGATTACCGCTCTCAACACTGGTGGTGCCCTGGCTTTTGATATACCCAGCAATGAAGTCTTTTGGCTTCAACTTGGGGGCATTGCCGCCGCTCCCTTCGGCCACCAAAATATCGCCGTTAGGCAATACCAGCGTTTGCCGCGGGATCTGAAGATCGGTGGCAATGGCGGTAATCGAGTAGCCCTCGGGCACAGTGGGCGTTTGGTCGCCCCACTCTGCGGGTTCAGGTATCGTCATGTCGGGCAAAAGCCCGCGCTGCGGTTCAGGAAGGTCAGGATTAGGGCCATACTGTTGTACGTCTTGGGCACTGGCGCTACTGATTATCAGCAGAGCCGATAGGGGCGCAGCATAGAGGCTAGTAAGTTTCATGATTTAACACCCGTGCCAAGGCGAGAAAAGCCGACCCAGGTGGCCGTACCTGCCAGCAATACAACGACGATCGAAAGAGCAAAACCAGCTGGCATCATGGCCCAGGCATCCCGCGCATGTGCCAACGCATTGACCAAGGCAAGTATCCAGGTAAGTAGTAGAAGTGCTGGATAAATCATCAGAGCCAGGTTGCGCTCAGGCGTACGAAAGAAGCCAACAATCGAGCATAAAAACGCCAGGCCTGTAAAAACAAGCCCACCTAAGTTGAGCCATGAGGCAAAAGTAGCCCACTGAATATGGTAGCTCGTTGAGTAGGCGTAATCGCACATCACGGTGCCAAGAAAGAGAGGAAGAGTTCCGGCAAGTAGTACGGTGTGAAGCGGATGTAACCTGCGAGGATAAGTGTGCTCATTAGAGGCTTTCACGGCAAACTCCTTATGCTGTTCAAGCTAATTGATTTATCTTAGCTGGCGGGATGCATGCGCCCAGCCAGCCCAGACAACGCCACCATTTTCGTTAGAAAAGTGTAGTTGATGATCAAAAGCTTGCCCAAAGCGAGGCAAGCCTGTGGCTGGAAAAAGAGAGCAGGAATATTGTTACGAGTGAATAGTGTTATTGGATTTTATACCGTCTGTCAGTCAGCTTACCCTTAGCTATCGGAGACGTATCCCGGCAGCACTGCCTCGGCCTCGATAGCGATTAGCCATTCCGGTTCGGCAAGGCCGTACACAATCAACCAAGTAGCAGCTGGCGGGGCAATGGGGAAACGCTGCTTCAGCGCCTCCATCACTACTTGCTGGTCGTAGCGTGCGGATTCGGCCAGGTAGATTCTCAGCATCACCACCCGCAAGAGATCGCCACCGAGTGCCGTTAGTAACCGTTCGATGTTATCGAGTGCTGCCTGGGTCTGCTCGGGAAGTTCGGGGCCCGCCAAACGGCCTTCTGCATCGACGCCTACCTGATTGGACATCAGCACCCGGGAGCCCCCCTGAACCAACACGGCCTGACTGTGGCCTTCGGCCAAGGTATCGGGCAGATTGGATGGATTAAGGGGCTTACGTCTTAAAATTTGCATGACAACCTCGTTGGTAAGTTCTTTACTAGACCTATCCCTCGATCAATTGTGCGTTATGCCCTTCGGGCTATGCTCACACATCGTGTATTCACTGATACTGTTTTTGCGGGCTACGGGTATCGTTTTCGCTGCATAGCGTCATGATCAATCCGGGGTGGGCGTTGTGGGCGGTCAGCACCCAGTCGTGTGCCATGGCAATCTCCTGGCAGATGGCCAATCCTAAACCGGCGCCATGGTCGCGCCGATGGGCGCCGCGCCAGAATCGTGTGAACAATAGGGGGAGGTTTGTCGAATCGACGCCAGGCCCCCGGTCACGCACGGTTATGGTATTGCTTTGGATCTCTATGCTGACGACGGTCTGAGCGGGAGCATGCTGGATGGCGTTCTCCAGCAAATTCTTGAGCAGGGTGAAGCATGCCCCGCGATCAGCCACCCATGTCACCTTGTCGTCGGCGGCGAGTACCGTTAAATGCACGTCGGCGGACTCCGCCATGCGTTGCAAGTAGGTGGAAGCTTCGTGGGCGATGTCGTGCATTCGAGCAACACTAAACTGGTAGTTGTGCGCCTCGCTCGCTTCGGCCAGAAGTAGCAGTTGTTGTACCTGCCGCGTCATGTACTCGACATCGCTCAATAATGCCTTGCGGCCACTTCGCCCCACCTCAAGCAACTCAACCTGCCCGCGGATCAGCGCCAGTGGCGTTTTTAACTCATGGGCTGCATGGCCGAGAAATTCCTGCTGCAGGCGATAACCCCGCTCAAGGCGTTCCAGAGCGTGATTGAAGCTATCTACCAGCGGGGCAATTTCCACAGGCACGGCGTCCGTATCGAGCCGGGCGTCTATAGAGCGCGGTGAGATAGCCGCCGCCGATTTGGAAACATCGCGCAGCGGCTTGAGGGTGAAGCGCAAGGTAATGTAGGCGCATAAACCGAAGGCGGCGAACATGACAAAGCCAAACACCAGTACGCCTGCTACCACCAGTGGAAAGGCAACCAGATAGAGGACATCAAAGAATCTTGCACTGGCGACGAACTGCAGATACCACGTTCTTCCACCATGCTCAAAGGGCTGCGTAG is part of the Halomonas alkaliantarctica genome and harbors:
- a CDS encoding ATP-binding protein; the encoded protein is MRFVKRMTLNSLRLKVLLAYVAGMVLSITLLVIAAAAMLQSDLLARMDLADAAEGMVDNIQFDSSGQPVGFDASMKDRAWLFEGPQRETAYRILDDAGNVTVVSSAEETFWPAKGEVQRLARGNFTFEYDDRTFYSATQPFEHGGRTWYLQFVASARFFDVLYLVAFPLVVAGVLVFGFVMFAAFGLCAYITLRFTLKPLRDVSKSAAAISPRSIDARLDTDAVPVEIAPLVDSFNHALERLERGYRLQQEFLGHAAHELKTPLALIRGQVELLEVGRSGRKALLSDVEYMTRQVQQLLLLAEASEAHNYQFSVARMHDIAHEASTYLQRMAESADVHLTVLAADDKVTWVADRGACFTLLKNLLENAIQHAPAQTVVSIEIQSNTITVRDRGPGVDSTNLPLLFTRFWRGAHRRDHGAGLGLAICQEIAMAHDWVLTAHNAHPGLIMTLCSENDTRSPQKQYQ